One genomic segment of Bradyrhizobium prioriisuperbiae includes these proteins:
- a CDS encoding N-acetylglucosamine-6-phosphate deacetylase, with protein MSGTVDHIVGRDVGTGQGLSVTVADGRITAIAPLDLELASTPYLSAGLIDLQVNGFRGLDFNDGALTAERVLALTRMMAGLGVTTYLPTLITASRASLGSALAAIAAARRQDPLCERMIPFVHVEGPFLAAEDGPRGGHPREHVRPPDLDEVAEWQRVSGGLVGKITLSPHYDQAPAFIRALVAQGILVAIGHTSATVAQIQDAVAAGARLSTHLGNGAAAMLPRHPNFIWAQLADDRLDAGFIADGFHLPAETFKAMLRAKGLGRSYLVSDTTAPGGLSPGIYDQPIGGRVEVGSDGRLSVVGTPYLAGASRPLCEDVALAIRMADLTLADGIQLATLNPGRFVGGRGRLAIGEVADLILFDWEQGTASLAIRETYVSGEKYSPA; from the coding sequence ATGTCTGGAACGGTTGATCATATCGTAGGCCGCGATGTCGGCACCGGGCAGGGGCTCTCCGTCACGGTCGCCGATGGCCGCATCACGGCGATTGCGCCGCTGGACCTGGAGTTGGCATCAACGCCTTATCTTTCCGCGGGCCTGATCGACCTGCAGGTCAACGGTTTTCGCGGCCTGGATTTCAATGATGGTGCATTGACGGCTGAGCGGGTGTTGGCGTTGACCCGCATGATGGCCGGCCTTGGCGTCACCACCTATCTGCCGACCCTGATCACCGCGTCCCGTGCCTCGCTTGGTTCGGCGCTCGCGGCCATCGCCGCGGCGCGGCGGCAGGATCCGCTGTGCGAACGGATGATTCCCTTCGTCCATGTCGAGGGGCCGTTTCTTGCAGCCGAAGACGGTCCGCGCGGCGGGCATCCGCGCGAGCATGTGCGTCCGCCCGATCTCGACGAAGTGGCAGAATGGCAGCGCGTCAGTGGTGGCCTGGTCGGCAAGATTACGTTGTCGCCGCATTACGATCAAGCGCCAGCTTTCATTCGCGCGCTGGTCGCACAAGGCATCCTGGTCGCCATCGGTCACACCTCGGCCACGGTTGCGCAGATCCAGGATGCGGTCGCAGCCGGGGCCCGGCTGTCGACGCATCTCGGCAACGGCGCGGCGGCGATGTTGCCGCGGCATCCGAATTTCATCTGGGCCCAGCTGGCCGACGATCGGCTCGATGCCGGTTTCATCGCCGACGGTTTCCACCTGCCGGCCGAGACGTTCAAGGCGATGCTGCGGGCGAAGGGGCTGGGTCGCTCCTACCTTGTCTCCGATACGACGGCGCCTGGTGGCCTGTCGCCCGGCATCTACGATCAGCCGATCGGCGGGCGTGTCGAGGTTGGCAGCGACGGCCGCCTCAGCGTAGTGGGAACGCCGTATCTCGCCGGCGCAAGCCGGCCGCTGTGCGAGGACGTGGCGCTGGCCATCCGCATGGCCGACCTGACGCTGGCCGACGGCATCCAGTTGGCAACGCTCAATCCCGGCCGTTTTGTCGGCGGTCGCGGCCGTCTCGCCATCGGCGAGGTAGCGGATCTCATTCTGTTCGATTGGGAGCAGGGCACGGCATCGCTGGCGATCCGCGAGACCTATGTGTCCGGGGAAAAATACAGTCCTGCGTGA
- a CDS encoding ABC transporter substrate-binding protein gives MAETCFGRRGTRSRRVGWRCLAASVIAVCLAGITSAQAQKLIVWSGYPEMEPFYRHVADGMKAKFPNLQVSVEAIPLREHEKRVALGLASGGSGALVIELGTAGAARYLNNDLLPKAPANVVGFVGNPANFSAFFRDSASLGGAVYGVPLFHGQVSLFYNLDMFREAGLTRPPATMAEYDAYAEKLTRRDSAGKSTVSGWSLRLSGGGQGIAEKFWINLFQFGGNILSPTADGKWRVTLVNEAGRNALKQYLVNVHKTKTVSPEMPADAEAFERGQTAMFIRESWVIADIAKKAPSLNYATAPLPRGSISIPTNLYVSAKGAEADAAWAFALAANEPDNQIWLLKNVGWLPSRANIDYSPVTTSVPAFSAFVDYPKDYGFFALPAIDASEEVLARVAARLVTAFADSKLADDDKAIDANLLATETEVNGILKREGLLGK, from the coding sequence ATGGCTGAAACCTGCTTCGGGAGACGCGGCACCAGGTCTCGCCGGGTTGGATGGCGCTGTCTCGCCGCCTCGGTGATCGCAGTGTGTTTGGCCGGGATCACCAGCGCGCAGGCGCAGAAGCTGATCGTGTGGAGCGGCTATCCCGAGATGGAGCCGTTCTACCGCCATGTCGCCGACGGCATGAAAGCGAAATTCCCCAATCTCCAGGTGTCGGTCGAAGCGATCCCGCTGCGCGAGCATGAGAAGCGCGTCGCGCTTGGCCTGGCGTCGGGCGGGAGTGGCGCCCTGGTGATCGAGCTCGGTACCGCCGGCGCGGCGCGCTATCTCAACAATGATCTCTTGCCGAAGGCGCCGGCCAATGTGGTCGGTTTCGTCGGCAATCCCGCGAATTTCAGCGCCTTCTTCCGCGACAGCGCCAGCCTTGGTGGCGCGGTCTATGGCGTGCCGCTGTTCCATGGCCAGGTGTCGTTGTTCTACAACCTCGACATGTTCAGGGAGGCCGGGCTGACACGCCCGCCCGCGACCATGGCGGAGTACGACGCCTATGCCGAGAAACTGACGCGGCGTGACAGCGCCGGCAAGTCCACGGTCTCCGGCTGGAGCCTGCGCCTCTCGGGCGGTGGTCAGGGCATTGCTGAAAAATTCTGGATCAATCTGTTCCAGTTTGGCGGCAATATCCTCAGCCCGACGGCCGACGGCAAATGGCGGGTGACGCTGGTCAATGAAGCGGGCCGAAACGCGCTGAAGCAATATCTGGTCAACGTCCACAAGACCAAGACCGTGTCGCCGGAGATGCCGGCCGATGCGGAGGCCTTCGAGCGCGGCCAGACCGCGATGTTCATCCGTGAATCCTGGGTCATCGCCGACATCGCCAAGAAGGCGCCGAGCCTCAATTACGCGACCGCGCCGCTGCCGCGGGGGTCGATCAGCATCCCGACCAATCTCTATGTCAGCGCCAAGGGCGCGGAGGCCGATGCCGCCTGGGCTTTCGCTCTGGCCGCCAACGAACCCGACAACCAGATCTGGCTGCTGAAGAACGTGGGGTGGCTGCCGAGCCGCGCCAATATCGACTATTCGCCAGTCACCACATCCGTGCCGGCCTTCAGTGCGTTTGTCGACTATCCCAAGGATTATGGTTTCTTCGCCCTTCCGGCTATCGATGCCAGTGAGGAAGTGCTCGCGCGGGTCGCAGCCAGGCTGGTCACCGCTTTCGCCGACAGCAAGCTTGCGGATGACGACAAGGCGATCGACGCGAACCTCCTGGCTACCGAGACCGAGGTCAACGGAATCCTCAAGCGAGAGGGCCTGCTTGGCAAGTGA
- a CDS encoding sugar ABC transporter permease — MLQRKKLIFVSLVLLPTLAIYAAVRLYPIGETLRLSLHQWNILSKNKPFIGFDNFRELTGDPLFLEALVNTTIIAFGVLIVTIPLALCLAALIHHRTKSRLAGFYETAIFLPHVVSLVPAAMAWKWIFDARLGPLNAMLDWFGVAPKAWLFDPVLSLVCIIVLCSWQTLGYAVLIYLVGFKNLPHALYEAARLDGASARQSFWFLSIPLLKPITLYVSVVTLVSGFNVYAQAFVLASDSQGAPGRQVRVLVLDMLENSFRNYRVGYAASEAVVLLVIVLVLTLIQFSLLREKGRA; from the coding sequence ATGCTGCAGCGAAAGAAACTGATCTTTGTAAGTTTGGTGCTGCTGCCGACGCTGGCGATCTATGCCGCGGTCAGGCTGTATCCGATCGGCGAGACGCTCCGGCTCAGCCTGCACCAATGGAACATCCTCTCCAAGAACAAGCCCTTCATCGGCTTCGACAACTTTCGCGAACTGACCGGCGATCCGCTGTTCCTCGAAGCTCTGGTCAACACCACGATCATCGCTTTCGGCGTGCTGATCGTGACCATCCCGCTGGCGCTTTGCCTCGCGGCGCTGATCCACCACCGCACCAAATCGCGCCTCGCCGGCTTCTACGAAACCGCGATCTTCCTTCCTCACGTGGTGTCGCTGGTGCCGGCCGCGATGGCCTGGAAGTGGATTTTCGATGCGCGGCTCGGGCCGCTCAACGCCATGCTTGACTGGTTTGGTGTGGCGCCGAAAGCGTGGCTGTTCGATCCGGTGCTTTCTCTCGTCTGCATTATCGTGCTCTGCTCATGGCAGACGCTCGGTTATGCCGTGCTGATCTATCTTGTCGGCTTCAAGAACCTGCCGCATGCGCTGTACGAAGCGGCGCGCCTCGACGGTGCCTCGGCGCGGCAATCGTTCTGGTTTCTATCGATCCCGCTGCTGAAGCCGATCACCTTGTATGTATCGGTGGTCACCCTGGTTTCCGGCTTCAATGTTTATGCACAGGCCTTCGTCCTGGCCTCGGATTCGCAGGGCGCGCCCGGCCGCCAGGTGCGCGTGCTGGTGCTCGATATGCTGGAGAACAGCTTCCGCAACTACCGCGTCGGTTACGCGGCTTCCGAAGCCGTGGTCCTGCTGGTCATCGTGCTCGTCCTCACGCTGATCCAATTTTCGCTCTTGCGCGAGAAGGGCCGGGCATGA
- a CDS encoding carbohydrate ABC transporter permease, which translates to MTLSANAIPFDDVAGDRRRRLKTLLTNLVIDIILTAFSIAMLLPLVFLVANAFKTPQEMLLWPPPIVPHHPTLDNFKSVLSDTPLLTWIWNSLLFACLSTLSIMTTSAIAGYVLGKFSFKILNIVFAIILGTAIIPFEVYMIPLYFQVKALGALNSVWGLLVGYLVMSFGIFLIRQNVIHSIPDELLEAARIDGAGELWVFVYIVLPLLRAPLAALGVLAFFQAWTAFAWPLIVTSTKTAYTIEVGLALFQTGFTVDLGRLSAASSIVLIPSITLFVFLRRQFVQGVASTGLKE; encoded by the coding sequence ATGACGCTCTCCGCCAACGCCATTCCCTTCGACGATGTCGCCGGCGACCGCCGCCGTCGTCTGAAGACTCTGCTGACGAACCTCGTCATCGACATCATCTTGACCGCGTTTTCCATCGCGATGCTGCTGCCGCTGGTCTTCCTGGTCGCCAATGCCTTCAAGACGCCGCAGGAGATGCTGCTCTGGCCGCCGCCGATCGTGCCGCACCATCCGACCCTGGATAACTTCAAGTCCGTGCTCAGCGACACGCCGCTGCTGACCTGGATCTGGAACAGCCTGCTGTTCGCCTGTCTCTCGACCCTGTCGATCATGACGACGTCGGCGATCGCCGGCTATGTCCTCGGCAAGTTCTCGTTCAAGATTCTCAACATCGTTTTTGCGATCATCCTGGGGACCGCGATCATCCCGTTCGAGGTCTACATGATTCCGCTCTATTTCCAGGTGAAGGCGCTGGGCGCGCTGAATTCCGTCTGGGGGTTGCTTGTCGGCTATCTGGTGATGAGCTTTGGCATTTTCTTGATTCGGCAGAACGTCATTCACTCCATTCCGGATGAATTGCTGGAGGCCGCGCGTATTGATGGCGCCGGCGAACTCTGGGTGTTTGTCTATATCGTGCTGCCGCTGCTGCGCGCCCCGCTTGCCGCGCTTGGCGTGCTGGCCTTCTTCCAGGCCTGGACGGCATTCGCCTGGCCGCTGATCGTCACCTCGACCAAGACGGCCTACACCATCGAGGTTGGCCTCGCGCTATTTCAGACCGGCTTTACGGTCGACCTCGGCCGTCTCAGCGCCGCATCGTCGATTGTGCTGATTCCCAGCATCACCCTCTTTGTGTTCCTGCGCCGCCAGTTCGTTCAGGGCGTGGCGAGCACCGGCCTCAAAGAGTGA
- a CDS encoding DUF3551 domain-containing protein, translating into MRFNRKATFLAAALAFAAAVPFAISTTSAQATPSRQGPSPFCLLPGSSNGPGGAPQICGYYSYQECLQAAADMNANCVANIDFPGQIVRTPNGWRAQY; encoded by the coding sequence ATGAGATTCAATCGAAAAGCAACTTTCCTGGCCGCCGCTCTGGCGTTTGCAGCAGCAGTGCCGTTTGCCATCTCGACAACGTCGGCGCAGGCCACGCCATCGCGGCAGGGGCCGTCGCCGTTCTGTCTGCTGCCGGGCTCCTCCAACGGTCCGGGCGGCGCGCCGCAGATCTGCGGCTACTATAGCTACCAGGAATGCCTGCAGGCCGCGGCCGACATGAACGCCAACTGTGTGGCGAACATCGACTTTCCCGGCCAGATCGTGCGGACGCCGAATGGATGGCGGGCGCAGTATTGA
- a CDS encoding FAD-binding protein, giving the protein MHIETDVLVIGAGGAGMYAALEAASAGASVVLADRSLIGRGGATVMAQMTVAAALGEQTPDHWEYHLADTLAAGRGLCDERLAALVCEDGPRRIREMDAWKVGWAREGDHITQAQAPGHDRPRCVYVDFLSTGPAVSRTLRARLIGAGGVRRIGDLAIVDIAVRDGEACGATALHLPTGRIVTLAAKAVVIATGGLTRLYRRNSASANMGGDGYALALRAGAELIDMEFVQFFPIGHLAPRLVGMDPIMWDPFRYKLGGKLLNAEMREFEDDYATRDARNDGRYVLTRDLATYAISKEVEAGRGSPAGGAYLSFQHVPEADIRRAFGPVVDRLAANGIDLARQPVEVAPIAHYHMGGVRVDETLQTRVPGLYACGEAVGGANGANRLSGNAITEAFVFGARAGRYAALRALRQSSAWSEAAVHPTVDLLRSASRRSGPNLATTVAELQTLMAEKVGPFRTEEKLRVASEGLARLTADIGEIPLASADGFDPVLVDWLDLRNMLLVARAVTQPALARTESRGAHQREDHPGLDDAWSVNQIVSLVEGKLALDRHAPQPGRVAA; this is encoded by the coding sequence ATGCATATTGAGACGGATGTCCTGGTGATTGGCGCTGGCGGGGCCGGCATGTATGCGGCGCTCGAAGCAGCTAGCGCGGGAGCCAGCGTTGTCCTGGCCGATCGCAGTTTGATTGGCCGTGGCGGGGCCACCGTGATGGCGCAGATGACGGTGGCGGCCGCGCTCGGCGAACAAACCCCCGATCATTGGGAATATCATCTTGCCGACACGCTTGCGGCTGGTCGTGGCCTATGTGACGAGCGGCTCGCGGCTCTCGTGTGTGAGGACGGGCCGCGGCGAATCCGCGAGATGGATGCCTGGAAGGTCGGCTGGGCCCGCGAGGGCGATCACATCACCCAGGCGCAGGCGCCCGGCCACGATCGGCCGCGCTGCGTCTATGTGGATTTTCTGTCCACCGGGCCCGCGGTGTCCCGGACGCTGCGGGCACGGCTGATCGGCGCGGGCGGCGTCCGCCGTATTGGTGATCTCGCCATCGTCGATATCGCCGTGCGCGACGGCGAAGCCTGCGGCGCGACCGCGCTGCATCTTCCGACCGGGCGCATTGTCACGCTTGCAGCGAAGGCTGTCGTGATCGCGACCGGTGGACTGACGCGGCTCTATCGGCGCAACAGCGCCTCCGCCAACATGGGCGGCGATGGCTATGCGCTGGCGCTGCGCGCCGGTGCCGAGCTCATCGACATGGAGTTTGTGCAGTTCTTCCCCATCGGTCATTTGGCGCCGCGTCTGGTCGGCATGGATCCGATCATGTGGGATCCGTTCCGCTACAAGCTTGGCGGCAAGTTGCTGAACGCCGAGATGCGCGAATTCGAAGACGATTACGCCACCCGCGATGCGCGCAACGACGGCCGCTACGTGCTGACACGCGATCTCGCCACCTATGCGATCTCCAAAGAAGTCGAAGCCGGGCGCGGCAGCCCGGCCGGCGGCGCGTATCTCAGTTTTCAGCACGTCCCCGAAGCCGACATCCGCCGTGCCTTCGGCCCCGTCGTCGATCGGCTGGCGGCGAACGGCATCGATCTGGCTCGCCAGCCGGTGGAGGTGGCGCCGATCGCGCATTATCACATGGGTGGTGTCCGCGTGGACGAGACATTGCAGACGCGCGTTCCGGGCCTCTACGCCTGCGGTGAGGCGGTCGGCGGCGCCAATGGTGCCAACCGCCTGTCGGGCAATGCGATCACCGAGGCTTTTGTGTTCGGCGCGCGCGCCGGCCGCTATGCGGCGCTGCGGGCACTGAGGCAGTCATCGGCATGGTCCGAAGCGGCTGTGCATCCCACGGTCGACCTGTTGCGCAGCGCATCGCGACGGTCTGGGCCGAATCTGGCGACGACCGTCGCAGAATTGCAGACGCTGATGGCCGAAAAGGTAGGCCCGTTTCGCACCGAAGAGAAACTTCGCGTGGCTTCCGAGGGGCTCGCACGGCTTACTGCAGACATCGGCGAGATACCGCTTGCGTCGGCGGATGGATTCGATCCTGTGCTGGTCGATTGGCTGGATCTCCGCAACATGCTGCTGGTCGCGCGTGCGGTCACCCAGCCGGCGCTGGCCCGCACCGAAAGCCGCGGCGCCCACCAGCGGGAAGATCATCCAGGGCTCGATGATGCCTGGAGCGTCAATCAGATCGTGTCTCTTGTCGAGGGCAAGCTCGCCCTCGATCGCCATGCGCCACAGCCGGGGAGGGTTGCGGCATGA
- a CDS encoding 2Fe-2S iron-sulfur cluster-binding protein, whose protein sequence is MKATLAIQRGTPDAGVHVESFDVAFESGQSVLDGLRALRREADPSLAFRFACINANACKECMMLIDGKVDYACTVRLKEGVTALAPLPKKALIRDLVTEIAPPDERLQF, encoded by the coding sequence ATGAAGGCGACCCTTGCCATTCAGCGCGGCACACCTGATGCGGGTGTGCACGTTGAGTCGTTTGACGTTGCATTTGAATCCGGACAATCGGTGCTCGACGGCTTGCGTGCGCTCCGCCGTGAAGCCGATCCGTCCCTGGCGTTTCGCTTCGCCTGCATCAATGCCAACGCCTGCAAGGAGTGCATGATGCTGATCGACGGCAAGGTCGATTACGCCTGCACGGTTCGTCTGAAAGAGGGCGTGACCGCGCTCGCGCCGCTGCCGAAAAAGGCACTGATCCGCGATCTCGTGACCGAGATCGCGCCACCGGATGAACGGCTCCAGTTTTAA
- a CDS encoding bifunctional protein-serine/threonine kinase/phosphatase, whose protein sequence is MTRQLQISIGQHSNRGRKETNQDFHGALIPEEPLLGLKGIAVVLADGISSSRVSRIASESTVKGFLTDYYCTSDSWSVKTSAQRVIAATNSWLYAQTRQSQNPYDKDKGYVCTMSAMVIKSTTAHIFHIGDSRIYRLTGNALEQLTNDHRVAVSSQQSYLSRALGINPQIEIDYQAQQIEKGDTFLLVTDGIYEHVPARFIAEAIKGGADNLDAVAHAIVDEAYRRGSADNLTVQIVRIDDLPLGEASEAAGQASELPLPPLLEARMVFDGYRILRELHASSRSHIYLAADIETDAVVAIKIPSIDLRGDAAYIKRFMMEEWVARRIDSAHVLKPSLLSRKRNFLYIVTEFIDGQTLAQWMIDNPRPDLETVRGIAEQIAKGLRAFHRKEMLHQDLRPANVMIDRNGTVRIIDFGSTKVTGVVEAAPLAGHDDILGTAQYTAPEYFLGENGSPRSDLFSLGVITYQMLTGRLPYGTEMAKARTKSQQRKLKYRSALDENREIPAWIDGVLRKAVHPDPYQRHEALSELIHDFRQPNAAFLDSRPRPLMERNPLLFWKCLTLGLALIIVLLLASQNMRRQQISDDWPSKFLVLSS, encoded by the coding sequence ATGACGCGGCAGCTTCAGATATCGATCGGGCAGCATTCGAACAGAGGTCGCAAGGAGACCAATCAGGACTTCCATGGCGCCTTGATCCCCGAAGAACCGCTGCTGGGATTGAAGGGGATCGCCGTCGTCCTCGCCGATGGCATCAGCAGCAGCAGGGTCAGCCGCATCGCCAGTGAATCGACCGTCAAGGGTTTCCTGACCGACTACTATTGCACATCGGACTCCTGGTCGGTCAAGACGTCGGCGCAACGTGTCATCGCAGCGACCAATTCCTGGCTGTATGCACAGACACGGCAGAGCCAGAACCCTTACGACAAGGACAAGGGTTACGTCTGCACGATGAGCGCGATGGTCATCAAATCCACCACTGCGCATATTTTCCATATCGGCGACTCCCGGATTTATCGCCTCACCGGCAACGCCCTCGAGCAACTCACCAACGACCACCGCGTCGCCGTCTCATCGCAGCAAAGCTATTTGAGCCGGGCGCTGGGGATCAATCCGCAGATCGAAATCGACTACCAGGCGCAGCAAATCGAAAAGGGGGATACGTTTCTGCTGGTGACCGACGGCATTTACGAGCACGTCCCCGCCCGCTTCATTGCCGAGGCAATCAAGGGCGGCGCGGACAATCTCGACGCCGTCGCCCACGCCATTGTCGATGAGGCATACCGGCGCGGTAGCGCAGACAATCTCACGGTTCAGATCGTCCGTATCGACGACCTGCCCCTCGGCGAGGCGAGCGAAGCTGCCGGCCAGGCGTCCGAATTGCCACTGCCGCCGCTGTTGGAGGCCCGCATGGTATTCGACGGCTATCGAATCCTGAGAGAGCTGCACGCCAGCAGCCGGAGCCACATCTATCTCGCCGCCGACATCGAGACCGACGCTGTCGTCGCGATCAAGATCCCTTCGATCGATCTGCGCGGCGATGCCGCTTATATCAAGCGCTTCATGATGGAGGAGTGGGTGGCCCGGCGCATCGACAGCGCCCACGTCCTGAAGCCCAGCCTGTTATCCAGAAAACGCAACTTCCTGTACATCGTCACCGAATTCATCGACGGGCAGACGCTGGCCCAGTGGATGATCGACAATCCAAGGCCCGATCTGGAAACGGTCCGCGGCATAGCGGAGCAGATCGCCAAGGGATTGCGCGCCTTTCACCGCAAGGAAATGCTGCATCAGGATCTACGGCCCGCCAATGTCATGATCGACAGGAACGGAACGGTGAGAATTATCGATTTCGGCTCCACCAAGGTCACCGGCGTGGTCGAAGCCGCCCCCCTCGCCGGCCACGACGACATCCTGGGCACCGCTCAGTACACGGCGCCCGAATACTTCCTCGGCGAGAACGGCTCGCCCCGCTCCGATCTGTTCTCTCTTGGGGTGATCACATATCAGATGCTGACGGGACGACTGCCCTACGGCACGGAGATGGCCAAGGCGCGCACAAAGTCACAACAAAGAAAGCTGAAATACAGATCCGCTTTGGACGAGAATCGCGAGATTCCGGCATGGATCGATGGGGTTCTCCGCAAGGCCGTGCATCCGGATCCGTACCAGCGCCATGAGGCGCTCTCCGAATTGATCCACGACTTTCGCCAACCCAACGCGGCGTTTCTCGACTCCCGACCCAGGCCGCTCATGGAACGCAATCCGCTGCTGTTCTGGAAATGCCTGACTCTCGGTCTGGCACTCATTATTGTGCTGCTGCTCGCCAGCCAGAACATGAGGCGCCAGCAGATTTCAGACGATTGGCCGTCGAAATTTCTGGTCTTGTCCAGTTAA
- a CDS encoding formate/nitrite transporter family protein, with amino-acid sequence MAYLVPSEFVTKMVDAGESKIFMSTRDTIIRAYMAGAILALAAAFAVSVNVQTGYPIIGAILFPVGFCMLYLFGFDLLTGVFVLAPLALIDKRPGVTIGGVLRNWGLVFIGNFGGAFTVAVMMSIVYTFGFSSPPDKVGAVIAGIGESRTVGYAQHGAAGMLTLFVRGMLCNWMVSAGVVGAMISTSVSGKVIAMWMPIMLFFAMTFEHSIVNMFLFPSGLLMGGHYTLVDYLLWNEIPTVVGNLVGGLAFTGLTLYATHVKTAPKRVAY; translated from the coding sequence ATGGCCTATCTCGTGCCGTCGGAATTCGTGACCAAGATGGTGGACGCCGGCGAATCCAAGATCTTCATGTCGACCAGAGACACCATCATCCGTGCTTACATGGCCGGTGCGATCCTGGCGCTCGCCGCTGCCTTCGCTGTTTCGGTCAACGTTCAGACCGGTTATCCGATTATCGGTGCGATCCTGTTCCCCGTCGGCTTCTGCATGCTGTATCTGTTCGGCTTCGATCTCCTGACCGGCGTTTTCGTGCTGGCGCCGCTGGCGTTGATCGACAAGCGCCCCGGCGTGACGATCGGCGGGGTGTTGCGCAACTGGGGCCTGGTTTTCATCGGCAACTTCGGCGGCGCCTTCACCGTCGCGGTGATGATGTCGATTGTCTACACGTTCGGCTTTTCCAGCCCACCGGACAAGGTGGGCGCCGTGATCGCCGGCATCGGTGAATCCCGCACGGTCGGCTACGCGCAACACGGCGCGGCCGGCATGCTGACGCTGTTTGTTCGGGGCATGCTCTGCAACTGGATGGTGTCGGCGGGCGTCGTCGGCGCGATGATCTCCACCTCGGTCAGCGGCAAAGTGATTGCGATGTGGATGCCGATCATGCTGTTCTTCGCCATGACCTTCGAACATTCCATCGTGAACATGTTCCTGTTCCCCTCGGGATTGCTGATGGGGGGACACTACACGCTGGTGGACTACCTGCTCTGGAATGAAATCCCCACCGTCGTCGGCAATCTGGTGGGCGGGCTGGCCTTCACCGGGCTGACTTTGTATGCCACGCATGTGAAGACGGCGCCGAAACGAGTGGCTTACTGA
- the nirD gene encoding nitrite reductase small subunit NirD — MKQSNDFWFDVGPLHAIPPRGARTVKTPRREIAVFRTASDEVFALENRCPHKGGPLSDGIVHGRKVACPLHNWIINLDDGKATGADSGCARSFPVKLENGRIYLDMSVAAAP; from the coding sequence ATGAAACAATCAAACGATTTCTGGTTCGATGTCGGACCACTGCACGCAATCCCTCCAAGAGGTGCCCGCACGGTCAAGACACCGCGGCGCGAGATCGCGGTTTTCCGCACAGCAAGCGACGAGGTGTTCGCGCTCGAGAACCGCTGTCCCCACAAGGGCGGTCCCCTGAGTGACGGGATCGTGCACGGCCGCAAGGTTGCCTGCCCGCTGCACAACTGGATCATCAATCTCGATGACGGCAAAGCCACCGGCGCGGACAGCGGCTGCGCCAGAAGCTTTCCAGTCAAACTGGAGAACGGCCGCATCTATCTCGACATGAGCGTCGCCGCGGCGCCGTGA